One Mercurialis annua linkage group LG3, ddMerAnnu1.2, whole genome shotgun sequence DNA window includes the following coding sequences:
- the LOC126673695 gene encoding glucuronoxylan 4-O-methyltransferase 1, translating to MPPELPHYCSFSTPLVRFSPPSSPETDPISPVICKSFKGNKTMKIPGRKLIPLLVFILSTISILRLLRIATTTNPSHSPLPTLPPNMQPACSFSSPKCSNVSSNVPNSSLAQQNTSTTATVLTKKEFELLSNLVKRKSPCNLLFFGLEAQYLKLSSINSGGITVFLEDDPDKINSVRAKTNSTHIYKVDYHEPAKKAYQLLKHARKTRACVPRSARLQNSTCKLALRHLPEEVYKQRWDIVVVDGPSGHSPEAPGRMAAIYTASVIARAGNTTEVLVHDVDRTIEKWFSWEFLCEENLVSSKGNLWNFKITGNPNSTKFCMHKTAFFV from the coding sequence ATGCCACCAGAATTGCCTCATTACTGTTCATTTTCAACTCCTCTGGTCAGGTTTTCCCCTCCAAGCTCACCTGAAACAGATCCCATTTCACCTGTCATCTGCAAATCTTTCAAAGGAAATAAAACTATGAAAATTCCCGGAAGAAAACTCATACCTCTGCTTGTTTTCATTTTATCAACCATCTCCATTCTTAGACTTCTTAGAATTGCTACCACTACAAATCCTTCTCATTCTCCGTTGCCTACGCTACCTCCAAATATGCAACCCGCATGTAGTTTCTCATCTCCAAAATGCAGCAATGTTTCATCAAATGTACCTAACAGCTCACTCGCTCAACAAAATACTTCCACCACTGCAACCGTCCTCACAAAAAAGGAATTTGAGCTTCTCTCTAATCTCGTTAAGCGCAAATCGCCCTGCAACCTTCTTTTTTTTGGACTGGAGGCTCAATACCTAAAGCTCTCATCAATAAATTCAGGCGGCATCACTGTCTTTCTAGAGGATGATCCTGACAAGATAAATTCAGTCAGAGCAAAAACTAACAGCACTCATATCTATAAGGTTGACTACCATGAACCTGCAAAAAAAGCTTATCAGCTGCTCAAACATGCAAGGAAAACTCGAGCTTGTGTTCCCAGATCAGCAAGGCTTCAAAATTCGACATGCAAACTTGCATTAAGACATTTACCTGAAGAAGTTTATAAGCAAAGATGGGATATAGTGGTGGTGGACGGACCAAGTGGACACTCACCAGAAGCCCCAGGCAGGATGGCTGCAATTTATACGGCTAGTGTGATAGCAAGAGCTGGAAACACAACAGAAGTACTGGTACATGATGTGGATCGAACAATTGAGAAGTGGTTTTCCTGGGAATTCCTATGCGAAGAGAACTTGGTTTCTTCCAAGGGTAATCTCTGGAATTTTAAGATCACAGGTAACCCAAATTCTACAAAATTTTGCATGCACAAAACAGCTTTCTTTGTCTAA
- the LOC126675343 gene encoding uncharacterized protein LOC126675343 has protein sequence MGTKMEGSKPKKSLFASIAKPSVEDGRPSSMVVKKAHTVIPAHIVAEAISTIRGLDLRWSGPITATEMQYVEQYVLAKYPQYAGLLVGEKIDLSTLCINEEIPEAATPDDKKKSPRNNFREASLPSPGSNFPDLERIQLEPSRLLDILTKKSSFPGSFISIPEIQAQNRVLKHCGLPDDDYLVLFTPNYKDAMMLVGESYPFFRGNFYMSVLSEKMDYVREFAAYKESKVILAPEAWLDLRIKGSQLSQYFRRKCKNSPKGLFCYPADVDGIRYSMHWVSEAHRNSWHVLLDATALVMEKDRMNLALYRPDFVLCSPEANSSSITCLLVRKKSFDASTSLQ, from the exons ATGGGAACCAAAATGGAAGGATCGAag CCCAAGAAATCACTTTTTGCATCTATAGCCAAACCCTCAGTCGAAGATGGCAGACCAAGCAGCATGGTTGTCAAG AAGGCACATACTGTAATTCCTGCACATATTGTAGCAGAAGCAATATCGACAATCCGCGGTCTTGATCTCCGATGGTCCGGTCCGATAACAGCAACAGAAATGCAATACGTCGAACAGTATGTCTTAGCGAAGTATCCCCAGTACGCTGGTCTTCTCGTCGGAGAAAAGATAGATCTTTCTACTTTGTGCATTAATGAAGAAATTCCAGAGGCAGCAACACCGGATGATAAGAAAAAATCGCCGAGGAACAATTTCAGAGAGGCCTCTTTGCCTTCTCCCGGAAGTAATTTCCCCGATTTGGAGAGAATACAGTTAGAACCATCGAGGTTGCTCGATATACTCACAAAGAAATCATCTTTTCCGGGGAGTTTCATTTCAATACCTGAAATTCAAGCTCAGAATAGAGTTTTGAAGCACTGTGGATTACCTGATGATGATTATCTGGTTCTGTTCACTCCTAATTACAAAGATGCAATGATGTTAGTAGGCGAAAGTTACCCGTTCTTCAGAGGAAATTTCTACATGAGTGTTCTTTCAGAAAAAATGGATTATGTACGGGAATTCGCGGCTTACAAGGAATCGAAAGTGATCTTGGCACCGGAGGCTTGGTTGGATTTGAGGATTAAAGGATCACAGCTTAGCCAGTATTTCAGGAGAAAGTGCAAGAACAGCCCGAAAGGGCTATTTTGTTATCCGGCTGATGTTGATGGGATTCGCTACTCGATGCACTGGGTTTCCGAAGCTCATCGAAACTCGTGGCATGTTCTTCTAGATGCGACTGCGCTTGTGATGGAGAAGGATAGGATGAACCTTGCACTATACAGGCCTGATTTTGTTTTGTGTAGTCCTGAAGCTAATTCTTCAAGCATCACTTGTCTCCTTGTTAGGAAGAAATCTTTTGATGCTTCAACCTCACTTCAATGA